From the Pangasianodon hypophthalmus isolate fPanHyp1 chromosome 17, fPanHyp1.pri, whole genome shotgun sequence genome, one window contains:
- the im:7136398 gene encoding schwannomin-interacting protein 1 isoform X2 gives MEEEVDGSGQEEQNADDPALPGASLVTHNQPQEPYTQDHDLPIMHWEDLSLRIAELEKQEEERRKKAESMGLTDQEPVPEPWPYVKHQSLNRKQWEDAGDLRGYRFPCITSRFNSPKNLQLCFINDSESDEEGDEGAAFKERSHESQGQGRRSAGLKQEVRAALSELRDKLWAEQRQQQLSHKDVSFRRKKLSRSDLQTCSVLQLNALRTSLHEDIQDLSSELVKHLVVRDNLRTKQDAMLLDVQDMTSV, from the exons ATGGAAGAGGAGGTGGATGGCAGTGGGCAGGAGGAACAGAATGCTGATGACCCTGCTCTTCCTGGTGCCAGCCTTGTGACACACAACCAGCCTCAGGAGCCCTACACACAAGACCACGACCTTCCCATCATGCACTGGGAGGACTTGAGTTTGCGAATAGCCGAGCTTGAGAAacaggaggaagagaggaggaaaaaagctgAG TCCATGGGTTTAACAGACCAAGAACCTGTGCCAGAACCCTGGCCTTATGTAAAGCACCAGTCACTTAACAGAAAGCAGTGGGAAGATGCAGGTGATCTTAGAGGATACCGTTTTCCATGCATTACATCTCG GTTTAACAGTCCTAAAAACCTACAGCTGTGTTTTATCAACGACAGTGAGAGCGATGAAGAGGGTGATGAAGGGGCAGCCTTCAAAGAG AGGTCACATGAATCACAGGGACAGGGGCGACGATCTGCCGgcctgaaacaggaagtgagagcaGCTCTGAGTGAGCTCCGAGATAAGCTTTGGGCTGAGCAGAGGCAGCAACAG CTGAGCCACAAGGATGTGAGCTTTAGGAGAAAAAAACTTAGCCGCAGTGATCTGCAAACCTGCTCTGTGCTTCAGCTAAATGCCCTCAGGACTTCCCTCCATGAAGACATTCAGG ACCTGAGCTCGGAATTAGTGAAGCATCTGGTGGTGAGGGACAATCTACGGACAAAGCAAGACGCCATGCTCCTGGATGTACAGGATATGACGTCAGTGTGA
- the im:7136398 gene encoding schwannomin-interacting protein 1 isoform X1, which translates to MEEEVDGSGQEEQNADDPALPGASLVTHNQPQEPYTQDHDLPIMHWEDLSLRIAELEKQEEERRKKAESMGLTDQEPVPEPWPYVKHQSLNRKQWEDAGDLRGYRFPCITSRFNSPKNLQLCFINDSESDEEGDEGAAFKERSHESQGQGRRSAGLKQEVRAALSELRDKLWAEQRQQQQLSHKDVSFRRKKLSRSDLQTCSVLQLNALRTSLHEDIQDLSSELVKHLVVRDNLRTKQDAMLLDVQDMTSV; encoded by the exons ATGGAAGAGGAGGTGGATGGCAGTGGGCAGGAGGAACAGAATGCTGATGACCCTGCTCTTCCTGGTGCCAGCCTTGTGACACACAACCAGCCTCAGGAGCCCTACACACAAGACCACGACCTTCCCATCATGCACTGGGAGGACTTGAGTTTGCGAATAGCCGAGCTTGAGAAacaggaggaagagaggaggaaaaaagctgAG TCCATGGGTTTAACAGACCAAGAACCTGTGCCAGAACCCTGGCCTTATGTAAAGCACCAGTCACTTAACAGAAAGCAGTGGGAAGATGCAGGTGATCTTAGAGGATACCGTTTTCCATGCATTACATCTCG GTTTAACAGTCCTAAAAACCTACAGCTGTGTTTTATCAACGACAGTGAGAGCGATGAAGAGGGTGATGAAGGGGCAGCCTTCAAAGAG AGGTCACATGAATCACAGGGACAGGGGCGACGATCTGCCGgcctgaaacaggaagtgagagcaGCTCTGAGTGAGCTCCGAGATAAGCTTTGGGCTGAGCAGAGGCAGCAACAG CAGCTGAGCCACAAGGATGTGAGCTTTAGGAGAAAAAAACTTAGCCGCAGTGATCTGCAAACCTGCTCTGTGCTTCAGCTAAATGCCCTCAGGACTTCCCTCCATGAAGACATTCAGG ACCTGAGCTCGGAATTAGTGAAGCATCTGGTGGTGAGGGACAATCTACGGACAAAGCAAGACGCCATGCTCCTGGATGTACAGGATATGACGTCAGTGTGA